Part of the Nicotiana sylvestris chromosome 2, ASM39365v2, whole genome shotgun sequence genome, gaatcaatcacaaattggaaaaaccttttttgaaggaagaattcatcatatataaagtgcacagacatgtgaatcaagaaagagttgtcatgctaattagaaaagcctagcatagaaaagttcagagtcaaagaagttcgagttcagtacaaagactcaaaacgagtctgagaaacctagagttccaaaatagaaccatagtctcaaacacaagatcgaaactcgccaaaaacccccaaaccctagggttttcaactcgagtcagatacagagaaaagaagacaaataacggaaacaggctcagaggtctttCAGTGACTTATGAGAAAAAAAAGATGTAATAGCAAGTTTGAAACAACAAAGTTAGAAAGctaatttgaagcataaagaacacattttaagaaagcttggaacttaaacaagtttcaaaagaaaaatgagatagtatagcacttaagagaacagtagaggaaacatgtttaacaaagaactcaaacaaactCCAGAAGAAGGTAACTAAAGACCTAAAAtcttagtagaaaatacagtaaaggaacataggggtaaacgaacacataagataaacatgtgaaagcatgatatagaaaccagtagaagaaagaacggagcacaatagaagaacatgcaaaataaggcaaacataaagatacaggagaagaacatgctaggtagaaaaagaaaacatacaaacatagcatagacagatacacacaaagaaaagaagaggaagagtcagagaaacatttcaaaaaaaattcagaaaccctaaatcgaaaagaaacaaattttgaaagaaaaaattggggaaaacgttttaaaACTCCAGTACAGCACAGACATAGCATAGATTTAAAAAAACAACCAGATAAAAACCTTGAATGGCTAAGGTTTCatagaaaccctagaaatgagaaaggcttggaagaaaagtccgatcttgagtcggagaggttagAACCAGGTTCGAAATGCTTTGGATGTGCCGGAGTAAGGCTGGAAAGGTCTCAAAATCATGGATCTGAGAGGATCTGAATGGACACCATTGAGGTCAGACCTCAAAACTTCGAACCCCAAACGTTTGAGAGTGGAGggaggtgagtacaggccatccatggcctgagaagccatggattccggtgaggttgtggtcggagaggatgagagaggctagggttccaggaaccttcgagagagtttaagagagggagagtattcaaaggcggctgagagatggaaatgaggggattagggtaagGTAGGtggattaaaaatggtaaggggtgaTCGTAGCCattgatcaaaacgatcaacggcctggattaaaaggaaGACCGGGCGGGTTAATTGGTTGGGTCGGGGGTCGGGTTAAAACTAAAATTGGACCGGTCCAATTGGGAGTCAAGATTGGGTCAATtgggggctaaaattgaaatgtaatggggctacaattgaaacgaaatgaggctaaaatttacatagccagtttttcccttttattttacaaaaatagtaaaaatgattttgaaaacaaattaaaagtactgaatcagtaaataatatataaatattaatttaaaaatactggaaccaattttataattataaaatatgCTATTAAaccttaaagtaggctagaattgcaattatatgcaatttagctttaaaaataccaaataaatttgtaaaaatatataaaaattatattaactatattttggtataaatataagaataaaataaattattcaccaaaattaataattttgggagtaattattgattttgtactgctaaaatggacaataaattagttttaaaaatcggaaaaaatcggaaaaaatactaaaacacttggacatgcttatatatgcgtacatatgttattttgaaagtattttgtatatataaaaaatatacagggaaaaattgggtatcaacactgttgaatataactcaaaaagcttatttTTTCCGCttgaattataaacactgttaaccttcattaactaggtGCCTCGTACTCTTTTTCATCTTGTttattttgcttgttgaaacttgtatttatcttcggaATCTCTCATTGCTTTTCACCATTAAGAtggataggtattcttgcctCAAGACTCCTTATCAAAAGgtttacacctttcagtacgcacatgatctgctgaagaccttacatttacttatcataagcatgttGCAAAGtcaagttcctctgactcaactcttccatagccatgacttttaccaaccatctttctggacgtaggtatcgtcttattatgaataaaatagaagttagaAATTttaattcttacaactgagccctaccacatgatctagagtaagaagaaagagtgacagtcctaaatgccctgtagcctcccgcttataaatgtggtgcacgacacacccataaacaagactctactagacatggtctATAggcaaccctaggacagaacagctctgataccacttttgtcacaacccaaaccgatgggccgcgacgggtgcctgagtcctatctgtcaaacacccctaagcatgcgtctaagatatgaacctgtgtaacatctgctgcattacaaaaataacatacgtgaaggaaccctgccatcaaggcatatgtatgtatacgtgcagaatacagtgggcgagccggcaaggcttctatagacaattatacatccaaaactgaaagccgacaaggccacatacaacccaactagacataatgtctacagacctctaatagaaatataactgtacaaagacgggactgagccacgtcatacccatatatatatatatatatatatacgtatcgtaccaaaacaaaaagtagctccggatcaagtagagcgcgccaactctcgttgatcaagaatcctaagaagggggaccatcagcttgcctacctgcacctgcgggcatgaaacgtaggcctcatgaaatagggcgtcagtacgaaaaatgcactgagtatgtaaggcatgaaaataagtacgtaaaagaatagatgaaacatggaatagagaaatacctttaaatctgaataactctgtaaattttgaaacatttataatatcatgcacatgcatataaatgtcatgccatgcataggtatgggtgtacataatatcatcaagccactgagggcatctcatcatatcgtctcggccactgtgggcaacatcatcaacatataccagctgatcaggtggtggtgcgtatataacgccataacctcttcctatatctcatatacatatacatacatatatacgtatatataacgccgtttgaatcatctttcagccactatgggcaacatcatcatcatataccagctgatcaggtggtggtgcgtatataacgctgtaacctttttccatatcccatatacatatatttacatatatacgcgtatataatgtcatctggtcatgggtcaatgcacatgtataaatgagtgaaatgcatgaaaaatacataataatctcgatattctttctagataaacttttccaactgcgtattatttgagacccatgaacagaagataataataattctcatggggaatcaagaatatagacacccctactatttctatgaatagagtaatttatagaaactgtgtatttgctcgtttcttcagtataatttggacaatgccaaaaaaaaaagaaggaaggatcttaacatacatgttccttgaattatttgaacgaatttgCATCTGCGAAATTTACACTTGGATTCTTAGAAATTCGAACGAAACTATTTTTCTGCTTCTAACATTTTGTGAACCAAGGATCAAATGAATGTAATCTAGATGTTATTTTGTTCCAACGTTTTCTTTTGGTTCCTTGAGAACTTTGGAGGAAAACGTTTCTGTTTCTAGCTTTTTGCTACTAAATAGTTATATCTCATTTGTGACAATAAGTTTTTGGACTTATAATAAGAAGCTTATACCAAGTCTTTGTAGCCAAGTCTTGTTTGATAAGACTTTGACCAGGGAGCTCTTACGTTCTTGGCATTTGAAATTCACTTAATATGTGCTAAAATTTGGCAAATTCTTAAAGAATGGACAAAGAATCCAAGGTAACTCATATGGTATATGGATTTTTAGAATGTCACCTTATATATAAAATTAAGAGTCATTTCTAATTGCTCTTAGGCTGCCACGTTACTTTGGggaaattttattaattttatccacttattaattaAATGGGGTAATGTCTTGTTattcggtaattaatcaattattcgcataatttaaaaattatctcaaattacttaaaattatatttatttttaatatattataTACATCGTACTactatggtcatatggtaccttgcatggtactagtacataattatcgggtattatcgctcgacccgtattttatcccaaatgccaaatttggacgaaaattcgtttcctttgacttgcttcccctctcaccttcacgaatttactttttacttgtttgaaatagcataatgcttataatctcaaaataatctcattcccgaacttacgtcgattaacttacgatgacaCTTTAACGTACGGAAAATGCAgaatgtaatatctcattttccGAGCTTCCGTCAATTTACTGATGGCGTACcttcacgtacgaaaatatggggtgtaacagtattgacgtcccttttgcttggggacgctgcgtttcatgcccgcatgtcctgatagacaggttgagagtcctccaagtaggttgtcagctcagcgaaagatattggtgcgcttcatttgctccggagttgcttatttggttagtatgatttaaacatctattgattggtatgtcggggctctatcccgaccttatgacgtttatgtactcttagaggcttgtagacatatgtcatgtatatgaaagacgGTATGgcattgtcggcctatgttcagtgtatgatcgattattttggccttataggcccgtatgtcacatgtataagtttttatatcaggttgggtcatcCTATATTGAATATTCCCCTGTGTCTATTCTGGTTAGCCCATGACGGCCCGTTTGGACCATTTGCCAATGAAAGTATGATAAGAaatatatgttatgttggtactcggttgaataaggtatcgggtgcccgttgcggcccataggtttgggtcgtgacattcatGATCTACggccgcactcaaaattgtgcagTTCGCATAGTGCCCTTTTAGCTTGGTTTTTTTTCCTTATCTAAAATTACTCATTCTTGagttattttcatctctttagctCATATTCTAACACTCCCGCAAGCAAGTACATTTTACTAGTTTTCGGGAACACTTTTaagcaattttgagctaaaacgaaAATAAAAGAGTGTGAATAAGTaatcaaaatccctacttatcacatCCTACGGTGAAAAAATAGGATCGTGACAGAGAAGCGCTAGAAAATGCTGATGGTGCTTTGTAAATTGTTAACGGCGCTTTATGAGTCGCTACTGATGCTTTGTGACCCGCTAATGGTGCTTTGTGCACCGCTAACAACATGAACTACTAATGGCGCTAACGACGCTTTGAGAACCTCTAATGGCGCCCTGTGAACCGTTAGCACCACTTTGTGAAGTGCTAACAGAGCTTTATTAACCACTAACTACGTGAACTGCTAGTGGCGCTAAAGGAGCTGTATGAGCAAGCAACTAACGACACTTTATGAACTGCTAACAGTGCTTTGTTGTGGTTCTAACGACACTTCGAGGGCCTCTAATGGTGCTTTCTGAGTCGCTAACGACGCTTTGTGAACCACTAACAGTGTGAATCGCTAATAAAGCTTTGTAACGGTGTATATCGCTAATGGCGCTAATGCTGCTTTATGAGCCACTAATGCCACTTTATGAACCACTAACAATGCTTTGTGAACCACCAATAGTGCTTTGTGAATAGCTAACAGTGCTTTGTGAACCGCTAACGGCATGAATGGTTAACGATGCTAACGATATTTCAGAATGATTAACGGTGCTTTGTGAAGCGGTAATGGTGCATCGTGAACTGTAAAGGTAAAAAATATCTTTCAAAGGCGTTAAGTAAGTAAAAACTAAATTTAACTCGTGTTAAGTACGTAAAAATTACCTTTAAGATGCGTTAAATACATAaaaactaaatttcttacgcgtTATGTACGTAATTTGCGTTTAAGACGTGTTAAGTATGTAAAAATTGCCTTAAGACACGTCAAGTACTTAAAATTACCGTTAAGATAAAAATTGCATTTAATACGCGTTAAGTATGTTAAAAACTACCTTTAAGACGCATTAAGTACGTAATAACTACCTTTAAGAAGCGTTAAGTacataaaattatatttaagACGTGTAAATGTGTAAAACTACCTTTACAACGCGTTAATTAGGTAAAAATTGCCTTTAAGACGCGTTAACTATGTAAACATTATTTTTAAGAAGCATTAAGTACGTAAAAATTACTTTTAAGACGCGTTGAGTACGTAAAAAACTGTCTTTAAGACACGTTAAGTACGTAAAAACTATATTTAACACGCGTTAAGTATGTGGACTATTTTAAGATGCATTAAGTACAGTGATGTAGCCACACAATGCCAAGGATGGTCAAGCGAACACACTTTACAGGATGATTATACTGTGTATATATATAGGttaaatattactttatatagttgtatattatattttgaacaCCCTTGACATAGTTTAGTGAGGTAAGCCAACAATCAAGAGTGTTCAGAGTGAGGTATTGTTTACAGGTTTGAATCCCTATCATTTTTATTTGCTCATATTGTTTGCCAAAACAAAATGGAGATCACCATGTGTGGTCTATTTGACTCTTTTTCAATCTAAAAAATTCCTAATAAATAACTCTTACAACTTAAAATTTGTGTAAAACATACAGCTAATCTTAAAAGTTGTTTCTTAAATAGTGTTTATAATTTAAAAGTCAAGCTCTACAAAAATTTCTTCAAACAAAAACTCATCATATACTACAAAGTACAAACCCTCTTGAGCCTCTCTTTTCCTTAGTTTTATGCTTACTTTACTAGTAAAATTTATTTTATTGTCTTGTTTTATGTTAGTTTTGATTTAGGAAACTATAATTCTTCTGCAAGTATTTTAATTGCTTAGCTAAATATTGCGTAGTTTGATTTAAAAATTTCGATGCAATTACTCATTGAAAAATTTATTGACTGGTTAAGTACGTAAAAATTATCTTTAAGACAAGTTAAGAGCATATAAATTATCTTTAAGACGCGTGAAGTGCGTAAAAATATCTTGTAACTTAAATTCATTATACCACAAATCCATGCAGCAAGATGGTGCGGTTTTGAATTCCTTTAGGACAAGGATTAATTACTGTCGATTTTTCTTGTTCCCAAATCTATATTTTTCTAACAAATTGAAGGTAAAATCTATTCTGctattaacaatttaaaaaaaaaagtgaagCATTTCCAATGTCAAAATGAAAAAATAAGGGAATTTTATTGATCATTCTTAATTGCGATCCAAAAAAAAAGGAACACAAATCAGTCTTTGGTCTCTCTCTCGCCAACTCGTTCTGGTTCACTAGGAGCTGGTGGaaggaagtttgaagtagaacCTATGTGTTTTAACGTAACATGTGATTTTAAGAACACATGTGCTTAAATAAATTGAAATATAGGgagtgatttttcttttttttccaattaatCCAATGTTCTGTCGATAACCGCCACGTGTACACTCTCTTTCATCAACGGCCATGGACTTTCTAATTGTAATCGTAAGGCCAAGATATTTTACAATATTTATTTATACCCACAAACTTCTAAAACCCTACTACTACTGAGTACTGACTGAGCTCGGGTTTAAGGAAAAGTTCTCATCAACACAACAAAGGTACGTTTTTTCTTCTGCAAAATTCCTCCTATATATCTGTCTCCTGTTACATAGATTGTTATTATTTCAATTTGTTGCCACAGTTGTTTAGTTTTAGTCAAAAGGTTAGGGTTTTAGCCATTTCCATTCTGTTTCTTGAACACCAGTACTAGTTTACTACAATAAGTCTTGGTTTTGGATTTTTTCACTTTTTATATGATCCTTTTTAACTAGTTATGCCAGCTCCTCTCGATtgaaaattctcattttggaTATCAATAGTGAGCCTATTTGGATGCGGATTGTTGCTACTAAAAAGGTcatttttttaattgttttgttGGTGGGGATTGGTGGATTTTTTTATTGATACAATGATTAGTTCATGACCCGTTTATTTTAGTGATTTCCTGCTTTTAGTTGTATGAAAAATGTGGAATATTTGATATGTGTTCCCTTTTATATGATTGTCCTTGACTGAACATGTTACTTTGAACTAGTTATGATATTCTTGCAAGTGGAAGAAAATATCGAAATAATGGTTGAGAATTTAATCTGAAGGTGTTTGatatcagaatgaatttgaattCTTGAAGTTGTGAAAATTGTATTGAATAATGTTTTTAATGGGATGGATCACATATTTTAGGACGTTCCAAAATGGAAAGACTGTCATATAAATTGGGACGAAAGGAATATGAACTTAGAGAAAAGTAAagattcattctttttcttttttgcacTGGTTCAAAATATCTAGTGCCTTTCAGCAGTTTATGGTGGAAATGGAATTGATTCAACGACCAAAAATTTCTTCTGTATCTAACATCTTAATGCTTATTTGAATGTTGATGTTTAATACTGACTCTTGGTGTTCTGTTTTTTTCATAGGTTTAAAGATGGCTTTTGTCAATAAAATTGGAAATATGCTTAAACAGATTGTAAGCAGGCACGCGAACTTGGAACTGTGTGCCTCTAGAACATCACTTTACCAGGCTATAAGAAGCATGTCTTCTTCAAAGCTTTTTGTTGGAGGTAAAAGGATTTTGTTCCCCGTTGTAGTTGCTATGTTCTTTTTGTTGCTCTATAATTGTCAACTATTGACTGCAGGTCTCTCATGGGGCACTGATGAAACCTCTCTGAAAGAGGCATTCTCACAACATGGTGAAGTGATTGAAGGTATTTGTCTTATGACTTTACCTCTGTTAATTTAAAATTGTGCAGTGGACTCCATAAGTGTGGTTCACCAGAGCCTATGAAATTAATTTGTGTTCTGAACAAATTAGAATATATATCACTGAAATTGAAGAAAGGATAATATCTATCGTTCGTGCAGCTAGAGTTATTATGGACCGTGACACCGGAAGATCCAGAGGATTTGGCTTTGTTAGTTTTACGTCAACTGAAGAAGCCGCAAGTGCATTGACTGCCTTGGATGGCCAGGTAATTATGTCCAGGTTTCTTTCTGAACTGCTGGTGAGAGTTATTCTTGAAGAATGACAAACGCCTTCAGCTTTTTTATTCACCTTCACTTTTTGGTGCCTTTCTTTTATATTGTCACCAAATTGCTTTTGTCTATTTCTTCAGTCAAATGAGATGAATTTTTTCGAACTAGCTGATATTTCTTATTTAACTTTTCAGGATCTCCATGGGAGACAGATAAGGGTTAATTATGCCACAGAAAAGCTTCGTGGCAGTTTTGGGGGTGGTTATGGTAGCGGTGGCGGATATGGTGGGGGAGATGGAAGTTTTGCAGGTGCTGGAGGTTATGCATCCAGCAATTATGGAGGTGGTGGTAACTACGGTTCCAACAACAGTTATCCTACAGGTGGTGGCAACTATGGTGGAGGAGTGCGGTATGGTAATGGTGAAGGTGGCAATGATGCTGGAGGTGTCAGACAAGGCAGTTTTGGCGGTGGATATGGTGGTGGGAATAGTGGAAATTACAATGCTGATTTCACTCAGGGTATGGTGAACAATGGCGTCGAAGAACAGCTTAGTGCAGACCAAGGGACTGAATCTGTAAACAGTGATTTCACACCGGGTGCTGAAGGAAGTTACAGGGATGACGATGATGAGCCAAATGGCTATGCCAACTCCAGGGGTTGATAATATGTCCTTTCATGCCATTCAAGAACTTCGCTTCCGGCACGTACATGTTCAGAACATGTGTTGAGGCAACAAAAGTATATTCTATTTCCAGCAGGCTACTGATTGCGTAGTTTATCTAGTTTTATGTATGTGTAGGATTAAACTGTAACTTGTTTTACCATCTTTGTTCTTTCTTTTCAAACGGTGTTCATTTTGGAGCTCTCCAAATACCGATTTTAAGCATTGTGCAGTGCTAATCTTTTGCTACTCTTTCGTTTCTTTAGATGCTTAGTGGTGTTCGCAAAGTGTATGATTATATGATCATGATAGAAGGGGATTGTATTAGATGAGAAAAAGGCGTTTGCTTGGTGGTACATTTATTGACCTTTTCGCTAAAATGAGATTAAGGCATTTGGGGGTGTACGATCTGAAATTTGAACAAGAAATAGATGTTGTACATGTTaaattgattacatcccataattaACAAGTGGATGTATTTCTTTACTTTACAGTCGGTAGAGTTAAACACATACTTGGATCTTCAAGCTGTTTTGTTACTTTTACGTTGATAAAGTTCTAGACACTCAGAACTTGCTGATTACATGCGAGTTTCAATGGCTGCTTATTGTTACTAAAAACACAATCAGTTCAACAAATGGGAGCCATTTCTTTGTTCGGTGAGAAAAATTCCTTCAAACTTTCACACTGAAACTACAAGC contains:
- the LOC104220016 gene encoding glycine-rich RNA-binding protein 4, mitochondrial-like, with the protein product MAFVNKIGNMLKQIVSRHANLELCASRTSLYQAIRSMSSSKLFVGGLSWGTDETSLKEAFSQHGEVIEARVIMDRDTGRSRGFGFVSFTSTEEAASALTALDGQDLHGRQIRVNYATEKLRGSFGGGYGSGGGYGGGDGSFAGAGGYASSNYGGGGNYGSNNSYPTGGGNYGGGVRYGNGEGGNDAGGVRQGSFGGGYGGGNSGNYNADFTQGMVNNGVEEQLSADQGTESVNSDFTPGAEGSYRDDDDEPNGYANSRG